A section of the Paenibacillus aurantius genome encodes:
- a CDS encoding S-layer homology domain-containing protein has protein sequence MKTYVQRGTSLLMAFVLLVSLFPAFAGKAQAAANFFTPDDVKLAASANIPLTSVNRSTAFLASKSTLPVTGTFQYVASDSLSVKVEQLSKNQAGQFVTDNQHVFTASVAATSSNKFEARNVELFPGYNQVTFTGMQGGVAKADVFYVLYEDIPYLRSLKVGSGNDNPVNLNEGTSVVMAGNMIYLQGEVQNGSRVWVNGSGASILEDGTFFSPTFRIKPGKNRLDIIIENQTNQLKVSRDVYYYDPQNPFVELELIQDGVRKSILDDSPSFTGPSSTGQIRGKLLVPDNGKDFFGTGIATIKINTVDTPFTPTSSAITTDPSQQTIPGNPSYRLIDFTTNAYSFQNTGGVYDQNQSVTVSVNYDNFTGSLARGFQYLPNEVALKSVSLLPNFNEAAPSIANAVALNNSEVKSETFYILAETDKPFDELRASLQPLATVPLNLTYLTSIQSDNSFGTAKTAKQIYKVTGLPNGSQQVKFQLYAYNPSPGRYLSSTLTANVNYVSTNYISVDNLYDGQSFSFDSSKGVQTINVKGQFVGFKGQLITGTAENAELFINGVKKTFSVDTNNNFDFNLIMNQGGTELYYGENRIVFTARYVDNGTFRDIEKQIKIYIIDTNVATIERFQPVLIPKFGRTLDLTDEKNIFKDPSPDFVFSNNKYTTTQRDPFDLVLKGSGAKEATIKLGGTVIFSYSLSPVTETRSDTYTYTSPEGTGMTAYDLAGKQDGFVIRLKNIKIDVPGSQTYVLELTNTSGAKVTRVLELVRQAAPYTIKSPKPTVGDRIVVNKNFIHFDIDAEGADSVTIEGQPAVKRPDYKDRFIYDYVGLKPDKENSLKITIKRGKDSVTDTVKVFYTSSIETGTAFEEKINSKHSVLNKGIELSFPKGTILKKAIPTNGIEQFYDSNILLFGIANPSDGSVEKVNDYGEIKGLNADTRTDSRNGGHYTIPVLEKMVRLFTSTIDRSNFTTISPIYYINGGVAENYNSPATNGLDPYAVEGTFTEFEPQRKLVPTNRGTLKLKFNTSVVDEASSLVTVFKFTERGKWENIGGEVDSKANTITVPFDEFGYYMVTKLRSSYKDITDHGWARNVLDGLYSKGLMVNIHNDSFGAYDMTSRGEFATLLVKSLNIPLNYEGTPSFTDISPGMKLKTWDYEHIETAARAGIVTGIENGIFGAIAPLTREQAAAMIARALELKLAINDDKLKKSLEKNFTDAASIDFYAVPAIDAVFKAGIMLGEEVAPKPGEKKSTVAFNPKAKLTRDQAGKIAVRLLQKSTKIFPKNLN, from the coding sequence TTGAAAACGTATGTCCAGAGAGGAACCAGTCTGCTGATGGCCTTCGTGCTGTTGGTGAGCCTGTTCCCCGCCTTCGCCGGCAAAGCCCAAGCGGCGGCGAACTTCTTTACGCCGGACGATGTCAAGCTTGCCGCCAGCGCCAACATTCCGCTAACCTCGGTCAATCGCTCTACCGCTTTTCTGGCCAGCAAAAGCACACTGCCCGTAACCGGGACCTTCCAGTACGTCGCATCGGATTCCTTGTCCGTTAAGGTCGAGCAGCTGAGCAAGAACCAGGCCGGCCAATTTGTAACGGACAACCAGCATGTCTTTACCGCATCCGTTGCGGCCACGTCCTCCAATAAATTCGAGGCGCGCAATGTGGAACTGTTCCCGGGCTACAACCAGGTCACCTTTACCGGCATGCAGGGAGGCGTCGCGAAGGCCGACGTGTTCTATGTGCTGTATGAAGATATCCCTTACCTCCGTTCCCTTAAGGTAGGGTCTGGCAACGACAACCCTGTGAACCTGAACGAGGGGACAAGCGTCGTCATGGCGGGCAACATGATTTACCTGCAGGGCGAAGTCCAGAACGGATCCCGGGTTTGGGTTAACGGGTCGGGCGCTTCCATTCTGGAAGATGGAACGTTCTTTTCTCCGACCTTCCGCATCAAGCCTGGCAAGAACAGACTGGACATCATCATCGAGAACCAGACGAACCAGCTAAAGGTTTCCCGCGATGTCTATTATTACGATCCGCAGAATCCGTTTGTGGAGTTGGAGCTAATCCAGGATGGCGTGCGCAAATCCATTCTCGACGACTCGCCTAGTTTTACGGGTCCGAGCAGCACCGGGCAGATCCGGGGAAAGCTGCTCGTTCCGGATAACGGCAAGGATTTCTTCGGAACGGGAATAGCGACGATCAAGATCAATACGGTGGACACCCCGTTCACTCCGACCAGCTCGGCCATTACGACAGACCCGTCTCAGCAGACCATTCCGGGCAATCCGTCTTACCGGCTGATCGATTTTACGACGAACGCCTACTCCTTCCAAAACACAGGAGGGGTGTATGATCAGAATCAATCCGTTACCGTATCGGTGAACTACGACAACTTTACGGGCAGCCTTGCAAGGGGGTTCCAGTATCTTCCTAATGAAGTGGCACTCAAAAGTGTGTCCCTGCTCCCTAACTTCAACGAAGCCGCTCCAAGCATCGCCAACGCCGTTGCTTTAAACAATTCGGAAGTGAAGAGCGAGACCTTCTATATTCTTGCCGAAACGGACAAACCGTTTGACGAGCTTAGGGCATCTCTCCAGCCTCTGGCTACCGTGCCGCTTAACCTAACCTACTTGACTAGCATCCAGTCAGACAACTCGTTTGGAACGGCCAAAACCGCCAAGCAGATCTATAAGGTGACCGGACTGCCGAACGGCAGCCAGCAGGTCAAGTTCCAGCTGTATGCCTACAACCCGTCACCTGGACGGTATTTGAGTTCGACCCTGACCGCGAATGTCAATTACGTTTCGACCAACTACATCTCGGTTGACAATCTGTATGACGGACAGAGCTTCTCCTTTGACTCCAGCAAAGGTGTCCAGACGATCAACGTCAAAGGGCAATTCGTCGGCTTCAAAGGGCAGCTGATTACCGGAACGGCGGAGAATGCCGAGTTGTTTATCAACGGGGTCAAGAAGACCTTCTCTGTCGACACCAACAATAACTTCGACTTCAACCTGATCATGAACCAGGGCGGAACCGAGCTGTACTACGGGGAGAACCGGATTGTGTTCACCGCACGCTATGTCGACAACGGAACCTTCCGTGACATCGAGAAGCAGATCAAAATCTACATCATCGACACGAACGTGGCCACCATTGAACGCTTCCAGCCGGTTCTCATTCCCAAGTTCGGAAGAACGCTGGACCTGACAGACGAGAAGAATATATTCAAGGATCCGTCCCCGGATTTCGTGTTCAGCAATAACAAATACACCACGACCCAGCGGGACCCGTTCGATCTGGTTCTTAAAGGGAGCGGGGCGAAGGAAGCCACAATCAAGCTCGGCGGTACCGTTATTTTCTCGTATTCGTTAAGTCCCGTGACGGAAACCCGTTCCGATACCTACACTTACACATCACCCGAAGGAACGGGCATGACCGCCTATGATCTGGCCGGCAAGCAGGACGGCTTCGTCATCCGGCTGAAGAACATCAAGATCGACGTGCCTGGCTCTCAAACCTATGTGCTTGAGCTCACCAACACTTCAGGGGCCAAGGTCACACGGGTTCTGGAGCTGGTGCGTCAAGCGGCGCCTTATACCATCAAATCTCCTAAACCAACAGTGGGAGACCGGATTGTCGTTAACAAAAACTTCATCCACTTTGACATCGATGCCGAAGGAGCGGACTCGGTTACCATTGAAGGCCAGCCGGCCGTCAAGCGTCCCGATTACAAGGACCGCTTCATTTACGACTATGTCGGCTTGAAGCCGGACAAAGAAAATTCGCTTAAGATTACCATCAAGCGGGGCAAAGATTCGGTGACCGACACGGTCAAGGTGTTCTATACGAGCAGTATTGAGACCGGAACAGCCTTTGAAGAGAAGATCAACAGCAAGCATAGCGTCTTGAACAAGGGCATCGAGCTGAGCTTCCCGAAAGGCACCATTCTGAAGAAAGCCATCCCGACGAACGGCATCGAGCAGTTCTATGACAGCAACATTCTCTTGTTCGGGATTGCCAACCCGTCCGACGGATCCGTAGAGAAGGTCAACGATTACGGCGAGATCAAGGGACTGAATGCCGACACGCGGACTGACTCCCGCAACGGCGGCCATTATACAATACCGGTCCTTGAGAAAATGGTCCGACTCTTCACCTCGACCATTGACCGCAGCAACTTTACCACCATCTCGCCGATCTACTACATCAACGGGGGCGTAGCGGAAAACTATAATTCACCGGCCACCAACGGCTTGGATCCTTACGCCGTGGAGGGAACCTTCACGGAATTTGAGCCGCAGCGCAAGCTGGTTCCCACCAACCGGGGGACACTCAAGCTGAAATTCAACACCAGCGTGGTAGATGAAGCGAGCAGCCTGGTGACCGTCTTTAAGTTTACCGAGAGAGGCAAATGGGAGAATATCGGAGGAGAAGTAGACAGCAAGGCCAACACGATCACCGTGCCTTTTGACGAATTCGGGTATTACATGGTGACCAAGCTGCGCAGCTCCTATAAGGACATTACCGATCATGGATGGGCCCGTAATGTGCTCGACGGCTTGTATTCGAAGGGCCTGATGGTGAACATTCATAACGACAGCTTCGGAGCGTATGACATGACTTCGCGCGGGGAATTCGCCACTTTGCTGGTCAAGTCCCTGAACATTCCTCTGAATTATGAGGGGACGCCGTCTTTTACAGATATCAGTCCAGGCATGAAGCTGAAGACATGGGATTACGAGCATATCGAGACAGCGGCCCGTGCGGGGATCGTAACGGGGATCGAGAACGGGATCTTCGGAGCGATAGCTCCTCTGACCCGGGAGCAGGCAGCGGCTATGATTGCGCGTGCCCTTGAGCTGAAGCTGGCCATCAACGATGACAAGCTTAAGAAATCGCTGGAGAAGAACTTTACCGATGCCGCGAGCATTGATTTCTACGCCGTGCCGGCTATCGATGCGGTATTCAAGGCGGGGATCATGCTGGGCGAGGAAGTCGCGCCTAAGCCGGGAGAGAAGAAGTCCACCGTGGCTTTCAATCCAAAAGCCAAGCTGACCCGCGACCAGGCCGGCAAAATCGCCGTGCGACTTCTTCAGAAATCGACAAAAATCTTCCCGAAAAACTTGAACTAA
- a CDS encoding S-layer homology domain-containing protein: protein MKKILSLTLASSMVASVFAGVAFAADPALDTQGKYDALKAKGIFEGVDGGAAGLDQNMTRAQYAKILTLLNGYSEDKAASSVYNDLVGAGWAEGYIGAVTKNKLMDGVEVGKFYPSADVTIEQLATVLVRNFDLPLSTDAVSGKVAGWAKEYVATAVKYGLVSTKSDYTVPAKRADLVDSTYAAWAVKQVTVKSTTILDSKTVEVLFSDDKKETVVLDTPLVTGQETVIAVPHNGFIYKATVKFDQAEVSSVTVTGAKKIAVKFNQPVDTTKVSATVAKGSVPINVSKSSFSDDKMTLNLELATKLTKGDYTVSVAGIAAANINKTISAEDEKVAKITINDKASFDRSNAAVIRTNYKVFNQYNEDVTSAYAGSLTPTVGKGTANITSTAGVMEITAPVGLTFSLDEKVNATLLHTASGTFASSLLTVSPVAKAATIKVEKLVNTVEADKQSLNVNSTASNFKLVIDAKDQYGNNVPASVLAQDVIVTVTNPTIASVAGGQNTPAFTEETIDGSKRTVLALANGYTGNVQNGSLLAGTTQVNIISRTTGDRATFDVVVADKAKVDTLTLTAPDVAAAGEKIEIPFTAVDQFGAAITKDITDGGSQESLLSLNVSGFTGTAVDAIYFTNDNVKGVSKLIVDTSGVTITQSTPVYINAVTATGKLASLTFTLQPNAKGTVVTGVTDLKKAVAIGGTTSVPFDKVTLLDQYNRAWKLNDTTLSGTNPYRVSVKTSDASIIQVVAGNTSTTEAFVADANRTVTLSAGNNKGTATITLKLQQYVDGQWKDVANSDYTTTVRAVEQKEISNYEIADIAKVYAKPATPANPAVTGDYSKSITVNGLLADGTKVALPVDNQSYYTVTVTGSTYLAYNAGKVSATSDINLGGTDKEKTFQAVVTGNTKDGAVSITKDFVVSNVAPVADKLELRTRTNATDATAGVTKEADGLISVTTAQLAAYRAQGGLNELVVDAVKVTDQYGVELTTAAKFKNIVPTFAANKNFGNINAVDKDSFNVNVITDNGKSLLFKVIVK, encoded by the coding sequence ATGAAGAAAATTTTATCTTTGACTTTGGCCAGCTCCATGGTTGCCAGTGTATTCGCAGGCGTAGCATTCGCTGCTGACCCAGCACTGGACACCCAAGGAAAATACGATGCACTGAAAGCAAAAGGCATCTTTGAAGGTGTAGACGGCGGAGCAGCTGGTCTTGACCAGAACATGACTCGCGCTCAATACGCGAAAATCCTTACCCTGCTTAACGGCTACAGCGAAGACAAAGCAGCTAGCTCGGTCTACAACGACCTGGTAGGCGCTGGTTGGGCTGAAGGCTACATCGGTGCCGTAACGAAGAACAAGCTGATGGACGGAGTGGAAGTAGGCAAGTTCTACCCATCCGCTGACGTTACGATCGAGCAGCTCGCAACCGTACTGGTACGTAACTTTGACCTTCCGTTGTCCACGGATGCCGTTTCCGGCAAAGTGGCTGGCTGGGCTAAAGAATACGTAGCAACGGCTGTTAAATACGGTTTGGTAAGCACCAAATCCGACTACACAGTACCAGCTAAGCGCGCTGACCTGGTTGATTCCACCTACGCGGCTTGGGCTGTTAAGCAAGTAACGGTTAAATCCACTACAATCCTCGACAGCAAAACGGTAGAAGTTCTGTTCAGCGATGACAAGAAAGAAACTGTAGTTCTTGACACTCCGCTTGTAACGGGACAAGAAACGGTAATCGCTGTTCCTCACAACGGATTTATCTACAAAGCTACGGTTAAATTCGACCAAGCTGAAGTATCCAGTGTAACAGTCACTGGTGCTAAGAAGATTGCCGTTAAGTTCAACCAGCCTGTTGATACGACCAAAGTGTCGGCTACGGTAGCCAAGGGTTCCGTGCCAATCAACGTTTCCAAGTCTTCGTTCTCCGATGACAAAATGACGTTGAACCTGGAATTGGCTACTAAGCTGACTAAAGGTGATTACACGGTTTCGGTAGCTGGTATCGCAGCAGCTAACATTAACAAAACGATCTCGGCTGAAGACGAGAAAGTAGCGAAGATTACTATCAACGACAAAGCTTCCTTTGATCGTTCGAACGCTGCTGTTATCCGTACTAACTACAAAGTATTTAACCAATACAATGAGGATGTAACCTCCGCGTATGCTGGTTCCCTGACCCCAACTGTTGGTAAAGGTACTGCCAACATTACTAGCACTGCGGGTGTTATGGAAATTACAGCACCAGTAGGATTGACTTTCTCCCTGGACGAAAAAGTAAATGCTACGCTGCTTCACACGGCTTCCGGCACTTTTGCATCTTCCCTGCTTACTGTTTCTCCAGTTGCTAAAGCAGCAACGATCAAAGTAGAGAAGCTGGTTAATACGGTTGAGGCTGACAAACAGTCCTTGAATGTTAATTCCACAGCTAGCAACTTCAAACTGGTTATTGATGCAAAGGATCAATATGGTAACAACGTACCAGCTAGCGTGCTTGCTCAAGATGTAATCGTTACGGTTACTAATCCGACAATTGCAAGTGTAGCAGGAGGACAAAACACTCCAGCATTCACTGAAGAGACAATTGATGGATCCAAGCGTACGGTACTTGCTCTGGCAAATGGCTATACTGGCAATGTTCAAAACGGATCTTTGCTTGCAGGAACGACTCAAGTTAACATTATCTCCAGAACAACTGGTGATCGTGCTACTTTTGATGTAGTTGTTGCTGACAAAGCAAAAGTAGATACTCTTACGTTGACTGCTCCGGATGTGGCTGCAGCTGGGGAAAAGATTGAAATTCCTTTCACTGCCGTTGACCAGTTCGGTGCCGCTATCACGAAAGATATCACCGATGGAGGCAGCCAAGAAAGCCTGCTTTCCTTGAATGTTTCCGGCTTCACTGGTACTGCAGTTGATGCAATTTACTTTACAAATGACAATGTAAAAGGTGTTTCCAAGCTGATTGTTGACACCAGTGGTGTTACTATCACTCAGTCCACTCCTGTGTATATCAATGCTGTTACGGCTACAGGTAAACTGGCTAGCTTGACCTTTACCCTGCAACCAAATGCAAAAGGTACGGTAGTAACAGGCGTAACGGATCTTAAGAAAGCAGTTGCTATTGGTGGAACTACTTCCGTTCCATTTGACAAAGTAACTCTTCTGGATCAGTACAACCGTGCATGGAAGCTTAATGACACTACTCTTAGTGGTACTAACCCTTACCGTGTAAGTGTGAAAACTTCCGACGCTAGCATTATCCAAGTAGTAGCAGGAAATACTAGCACAACCGAAGCATTTGTAGCCGATGCCAACAGAACAGTAACGTTGTCTGCTGGTAACAATAAAGGAACGGCTACAATTACTTTGAAACTGCAGCAATATGTAGATGGACAATGGAAAGACGTAGCGAACAGTGATTATACAACTACGGTTCGTGCGGTAGAACAAAAAGAAATTTCGAACTATGAAATTGCAGATATTGCAAAAGTGTATGCAAAGCCAGCAACTCCAGCTAATCCGGCTGTCACTGGGGACTACTCTAAGTCGATCACTGTAAATGGCTTGCTGGCAGATGGAACGAAAGTTGCTCTTCCTGTAGATAACCAGTCCTACTACACTGTAACGGTTACTGGATCTACTTACTTGGCTTACAACGCTGGTAAAGTCTCGGCAACATCTGATATCAACCTGGGTGGCACTGATAAAGAAAAGACTTTCCAAGCAGTTGTAACAGGTAATACAAAAGATGGGGCTGTTTCCATTACCAAAGATTTCGTAGTAAGCAATGTTGCTCCAGTTGCTGACAAATTGGAGCTTAGAACGCGGACTAACGCAACTGATGCTACTGCTGGAGTAACTAAGGAAGCCGACGGACTCATCTCTGTAACGACTGCTCAATTGGCTGCATATAGAGCTCAAGGCGGCCTTAATGAATTGGTAGTTGACGCAGTTAAAGTCACTGATCAATATGGTGTTGAGTTGACTACGGCAGCGAAATTCAAGAACATTGTGCCTACTTTCGCAGCTAACAAAAACTTTGGCAATATCAATGCAGTAGACAAGGACTCTTTCAATGTTAACGTCATTACAGATAACGGAAAATCCTTGCTCTTCAAAGTCATCGTTAAGTAA